Sequence from the Paralichthys olivaceus isolate ysfri-2021 chromosome 1, ASM2471397v2, whole genome shotgun sequence genome:
aacatgtctttcttaaccggctacgtactacaagcttttaaggtagctgttattaacttaacttaaacttcctttattgatcccacaaggggaaattctttttacactcatgttttcattttatacatgcattaacccacaatcccacacacacacagagggctcaaagacatgcacattttggagagagatggtagagtgatgggcagcttcaggaaaagcgccctatgagcaattggggggtacggtgccttgctcaagggcacctcagcagtgcccacctcagcagtgcccaggaggtgaactgacacctctccagctaccagtccaccttccatgcttatggtccatgctggacttgaactggccaccctccggttcccaagctaAATctttatggactgagctactgctgcccccctcttaaacctctgcttaaaaagcccactcttGATCgggaggttttagctaattatagacccatatcaaacctgcccttcatttccaaaatctgAGAAAAAGCTGTtcctaaccagctgtgtgattactaaTGCTTTGTTGAGCTGATAACaccgtattatccaaatagatcattTCGTTCctaaaacacaggctctcttgtggttccaagagtctgtaagagtagaactcagggttcaggaggcagagaccatctctacatttaaagttaaacttaaaatgttcctctttgataaagcataaagttagttctggatcaggtgagtcctgaaccatcccttagttatgctgctataggtctagactgctgggggaactcccatcatgcactgagcacttctccacttctctctgtcccctctcctctcctcccctttttctttgccccccccaaccggtcgaggcagatgatcgtccacattgagtaattattcattattatggCTATGGACATGGGCTACACCAAGTGTTTAGATAAGAGAGGGGGGAGTTGGTAGATAGGTCTATGTTAAGGCTGCTTTTTATCCCAAGTTGGAAAACAGTGTGGTGGGGTGGTGGGTCAGAAGGAGGGGATTGGGATTGAACCCTAATAATAATTCTAAAATCTAATAATTCATCAAGTGATTGAGTCAAAGCTTTACAAGGAAGATTTCTTGCTCAGACAGAAAGATATCCTGTAAATAACAAGAGGATAATTGAGAGGGTTGCACTTGTTTGTTcatatgaaatgtgttttaaacttATAGAAACTATTTcgttgaaaagaaagaaagttgaTACATCTGTCTCCCCTTCACACAGCTAACTGTGACAGCTCAGAAAGTTACAAAAAGGTGTTTGTTGCACACTGAAGCCCTTGAGTCTACAATCCAGCAGGTGATCTGCAGAGTCtgataaagttaaagttaaaagaagagaggagacattGGTGGAATTCTTTCTTACACGTTTTCATTGCGAGAGTCATAGCGTGGTGAAGGGTCATGGTCATTCCCATTGACATCATAACTTGCGAGGTGGTCCTACAGAAATGATTCAAGAACACAGAGGAAATAGCGACAAATAGGTGAGACAGACAAAATCACTCACCAGTATATCGTCCTGAACGTATCCATCGAAGCTTGGAGATTTTTTTGATAGATAACATACATAGTTTGGAGCCAGATCAGGGTGGTTTCTCTCAATGCCATCATCCAGTATGGTGACCACCACGTTTTTGCCGGTGTAGCCTCTCTGCCAGGCAGATACAATGTTCATCTCTGACCGACAGTAGCTGCTCTTATCATTGCAGTGCTGAAAAAAGTCACAGACGACAAGCAACAATTGCCTTACCTTGATTCATTCTAATGGAAATGTTAGCATGAAAGATTCAGTGTACTATACTTACGATGTaccacatgttggaccatttaGGGTCATTGAAATGAATGAGGTTAGGGTCACTATGGGCATGCCTCTTAACTCTTGGTTTTACTACCTGCTGCTGGGCCCAATCCACCTATTGAAAtgggaagaagttacaagtGTAAAAAAGTCAGACTTTGTATAACTTTCTGGTCTGTGAACCTCCTTTTGTGCTGTGGTATGTTCGCTCTggaacctctctctctgtctgcattcGGGGCCGAAGGAGACAGGTAGGTTTATGAAGTGTCATGCATGTAGTCTGAGAAGAGGATGTGAACTGATGCagtgtctgtcacatgttttaTCATTCCAGATTCATTCAGTAAAAGAGATCCAAAGAAAGCTGTGGCATCAGAGTGATTTTGTGTTGTGTCCCAGACTTGCTACATGGGTTTCATCTTTGTAGGGATACTGGAATGATACTGTGTGCATCCAATACTGAAAAATCTTTATAAACAAACTGTCTGTTTGttactctgtttttaaaaagtgatatATGAATaaacctttttattattatttttattatgctgatgttctcagtcacgtcctgggagagggatccctcacatgtggctctctctgaggtttctatgttcttgttcccctgttaaaaggcttttttcccttactcttgttgagggttaagggcagaggatgtcacagcttgttaagcCCCATGAGAGAAATtaagatttgtgaatatggactataaaaatacaatttgatcgattgattgattgatctgaGACTCACCTTGGGATCCATATGGACGAAGCTGTGGGGGCCCTTCAAAGAGTATGCAGCTCTGCGAAAAACTCTCCTGTGGTGGAAATGGTAATGATCCTCCAGACTTCCTATCTGTTCAAACATAAGACTAGAACATCAGgaatattaaaatgataatgtaaaatatttaacatataGCTGAGCCACTCTTTTACAAGCTGTTTTTCGTCCTAAGAAGCAGCTAATAACGTTAGGAGTAGCCTATCTTTAAAAATGACTTTGGATTCCACACTTTCTAATGAGCCACCAAGTCCAGAGATGTGGAAGTTAATAGATTGTTAACAGGTGGAGTTTGTGAATTCAGGTCcatcagtgataaaaaaaaaaatctacaagaATGTATCACTTGTCATGCttaatgcaaaaaaacatgcaagagGGATCTTTTCTATTATTACTGGTAGCTTATATGTCTTTTATATCAAGCTTGAATAATATTATACAATTATAAACGATCAAAAAGACCTAGTGTAACAAAAACTAAATGGCTTGTAGCAAgaataagaaagaaaatgttgacggcattttgaattttgaagTGAATCATTTTTTCAAACGGGATAAAGAATATTAACTTGACTGTTTTTTGCAGCATGTCATAAAGTCAATTGGAAAGCTTCTGTAAAAACTGTGTCTCAGTGGTGAGATCAGGGGACAAACAGTGACCGTTCCTTCATAGTACTTCATACATGTCAACAGCCACCTCATCAGTGCAAGTGAACCGTGTGGTTACCTTTCCCACGTTGATAAATCCATACTTTGCTGCCACTCGATCAGCCTGCTCGGGGCCGCTTAAGATCCGCACCGCCCAGTGGTTTGTGTAAACACGCCTCTGTCCTGTGGCCGCTGACGGACTGGTCCCAGCAGAGAACAGAACCAAAAGCAACCAAAGAGTCATCCTGCCTGAAAACCACAGTGACAGAGGTGTCCAGTGAGCAGCGCCGCTGACAGTCCAGCCCGTCATGATGCCTGCTGTCACTGCAGTCAAGTCTCCTCCAcacagcagagggcgctgctgtGCAACAACACTTCACTACCGTAGCTGCGGCCAGTGGCGCAGCGACCGAAGTCCGCAAACCGGAGGAGCAGATCAGCCAGGCACGTGCACAGACAATTTGGGGGGCAGGTGCTCGATATATTtaacttatatatttatttttgttaacacAATCAACACAGTCTGATCAAATAGAGTAACTCACATGatcaaactgaataaataaatgaataacaggcaacaaataatcataaaaatattcTAACTTAAAACTTACTgctctgaataaatgaaataaaaataaagcatccaATCTATTCTATAAAATACAACTATTTACAAAGGAGGTGAAGGGAGCAGGATCGTTCAGCTACTTCACGGGAGCATCCTCCTTGGTGCCATCTCTTGGAAGATTGTATGACCTCACTCTGGTTTATTTGTATGTCTTGCTCAATGGCAGGAGGAGAAGGTCAGAGAGTCTTTCTTCCCCACAGAGACtcctaatttgtaaaacagtaaaactgtgtttaaattctctgtctgtctgtctgctgcagctgtctgtatctctctccccctctctcttcattaAACATGACAAACTTCAGTAAACAGCTGGACAAGGCTTTGAAATCACGGATTTCATGAGTACAAAACGTGTAGGCTATGCGTTATGCATAGATGCTCTTTGTATGAAAAGGCAAGCCCCCATAAAGTGGAGACAACAGTATGTTTTTAAGCCAGATCACAGCACCTGACCTGCAGCATTATATAAACCAGGCTGCCTTAtcactgtctgttttttgtttgttcctcTCTTTTCAGGTCACTCTGTACTGCATGTACTTGTAAATATTCTCTGGCAGAACATTTCAACATTCCTCAGTCCACGTAGCCACCTTCCTGAAAGCAGGTAAGCCAAACACATTTGACACCATTGTCAAAGCCTTGGCTCATTGATACTACTTTTCCTGTCTGTGTTAAAACCCCTGTTCAACCATGTGATGCAATACTGTATGGGCTGCCACTGCCAGCTCTGAATTCCACACTCCAACAAACAAGAGGGCAAATATGATTTGAAACCTTCAGAGTCAAAAATAATGTCCTAATATGGGTAGACTTTTTCTGTCAGGACGGGGGAAAATAATTAAAGCTCTACTAAGCTGAGAATTATGTCAGTTGACATAGGTTTGGGTATTCAATACCAATATCTCACTTTCTTTCAGGTATAATATCAAGCTGTGTTGTCGAGAGTTGATGGCTGAATGGTGGTGGTGCACAGGTGAGGTGGTGGGAAGCAGGTTCATTGAGAGCCACACATAGAAGGACACACTCTGACAGGGCCAGGGACAATCAGGACCACTTCAGGGTAATTCACTGGGTTGAGATCCAGTGACAGTGAAGGTCATAACATGTTTGACATTTCGTATCCagttaataagtgctttattgCTCATAGAAATACTGaaacatatacatttaaataaaatcaagcaTAATAAACCACAAGGCAGACTGAGGCCTACCTCTGACAGGGAACATcatcagagaaaataataacagtaaagCATGATGTGAAAACAGCAGTATGAAcaaaagcaataataataataataatataagaaatCAATTGTTATTACCATTCCTGAGCCAGAATGCATAGCATCTGCTACATCCCAGTATCAGCATTGTTTTTACATCTCCTGGTATAGAGATCATGTCAAAAAAAGGTCCATAGCCCATTATTAGGCTACTCCTGAGTGCCTAATGTTTTACGGCCTCACATGCTCTGGTTTGAGGAAGACATAGGTTGCCCGAGGGTCCATCTGGGAGTCAGTCCACTTGTTTGGGCCATGGCCTTCCACttgctcctctgcctcctcttcttcactgggCTCTCCCACCCCATCTTCACCCAAGCCTGTCTCCCCAATGCTCAGACGACTCATCCCCTGGGCCTCTGCCTCCGTCCTCAGGGGACTCAAGTCACAAATGCAGCAGACCCTCAACAGCTTAGTTGGGTGAATATGTCTAACTACTGCTCGTTTCTTGGAGCATGAGCCGCAGACCACAAAGCCACATTTTCTGCAGTGGTGTCTGCGTTGGGTCAAGTCGAACTTGTTGGAACAGCGCATGCAGATGGAAGTGGCTTGGTCGGGGATCCAGGGGACAGCGAAAGTAGAACCAGGTCTGTGGTTCccactctgctgctgtctgaacTGACAGTCCTCTATATGCTCTATCCAGGTTCGCTTCTCCTCATATGAGGCAGCTGCCACGAAGAATGACTTGCGTGGTGTACGGATCAACCATTGGTTCTTCATGTTCACATCATCTTCCAAGTCTTCCAGCTGAATTTCCTCtgaaattatgaaaacaaattcagGTTAATATAAGGTACCAAAGATATGGACCATATTATGGGGTAAACAAGCACACAGGCATGACTTCTTTAAAACAGCTTGTTGTGGAAAGACGAcatccattttttatttcagcctgTCTCATTAGAAGCACATACATCCACCATGAGGTGACAGTCTGTTCTTGTAAGACTTATAATACTTCCTTCTATTAGGGTTCGAGTTGTGCGAGAAGACTTTTTCAAGTCATCTCAACAATGTAGCTGTCACCAACTGTAACAAGTGTAAACTGCAGACAGCTTTGTCCTTGTTTAAAATattctttttgcctttttctaGTGCAGCGAGTTTCACTTTGAACTTTGAAAGCATTTCAAGCCCTGACACCATTACTGACTAATctcactctgtgtttgtcttgttcaATATAGAGTTGTGATGAGCAAATGAGGATGAGGTGCTCACCTAGAAGGATGATCTGCTGGTTTTTGTTCCAGTGGCCCTTCAGGATGATGCTGCCATACACAAGCACATCATTGAAAAGGAAGAAGACTTTAGGCTGGGGCCCCCGACGGCTCTGCTTCATCAACTGGCCCTGTCCAATCAGAACCCGACCTGGCTGGGAGAGCCGTTTCCCTGATGGTCCAAATGAAATTTCAACAGCATGGATCCGCTCCTGGTTTTCCTGATCAAATGTTACATACACCATGTTGTTGTCCTTGTCTTGTCTCAAGTGAGTCTTTCCAACTCCCCGTCTGTGGGTGTGAGATGTTGTCATGTGCTCGTCTCGTCCCTCTAAAGAAACAAGCAGCCTGGCAAAAGCATTTATAGTTGTTGATGACGCAAACAGGCTTTCCAAAGTAAGTTCAGTGtcaagaaaaacactgagctaTTTTTAAATAAGAGAAGTGATGCAAGTAAATCTGAAGAAGGAAATGTCTTTActatcaaaataatgttttttgggAATTTAAATTTCTTTGCTGTCTTGCAGCTAAAATTCAATTTTTATGTGCTGAAGTTATGACTGTTGATTGAGGCTCTCAGTGATTTGAGTGGGACTTCAGGACAATACATCCTGACTGACTGCAGTCATTTCAAAAGGTGCATGTTGCTCCCACTACTTCAGCTCAtgaatgtttattcatttattattcaagAATTATTGGGGTGACATAGGGTTTTGTAAGGAGCTGGGACATTGTATATTAATGTCAACACAAATAAGAGCAACAGTccttatgaaaacacactgGGTTGATTCATGTTAAGATCCACCTGACCTGTGGAACTTTTCTCATTTATGTCCCTAACTAAACCTTCTGCAAGTCAACACTATGTTTTACAAACACTGCCAGCTGTTAGAAGCTGTCCTATGGGTAAGCAGGTAGCTACAGATGGAGGCTTCCTGGATGCGAGAAATGATTTTATCTGGTAATTTagtaatttatttgttttctaatacaaacatctgtgtttgtggacCCTGAAACAGACGCATGTTTTTCCTATTGTTAATGTTGAAACGTCAAAGTGATGTTCAAATGAAATAGCATCATCTCTTCTCCTTCACGTCTCCACTCTTCTTCCCATCACTCAACAGCACATTTCTCAATAGAGTGCCAGTTCCCTCGTAGATGATTCAAAATACAGAGGAGCCTTGCATAAGGCCTTCCTGCAACACATCTAAATGTGAATAAGCTAATAATTCATAGCCAAAGCTTAAACTGCTCAGTCACCATATTGACTTAGACgtgcatttaaatgaaaatctttGATCTTTAATCAGCCATGTGTCCTTGTTAATTAAAGGACTGTGCAGTACGAGCACACAACATACATATATTTAGTACTTGTATACAGAGTGATGCAGCAGAAAGTAGTAAGTATTAAACCAGGTTCCCAGATTGTTTCTGGACACAATTGTGTGCAGTCAAACCAGACGCTTCCTGCTAAACGGTGGCATTAAGAGGTCGGACAACTTCTGTCAACAAATGAATTATGTGAGGCACTACAGACAGCAGGACAGGCATCGTCAGCTTAAGTGTTGTTTATTAACAGTGATGCATTTTCTCTTAAAAAGGAAGTTGTGCATGTTTcccaacagagaaaaacaaagggtGCAGTCAGGCAGTTGTCAGGATACAAAAAATGTTGCCTTGTCATCTGCTGCACAAGAAACATTgcagaacaaaaacatattcTTTCACTTTGCTATGAGCAAACTTCTAAAAAATACCACTGAGCACCTATGACTACAACTGGTTCACTGGTATTTTGTATTCAAGGAACAGTTGTATCAGGACTCAAAACAATCACTGAACTGAAGGGCTGTGTATGGTGAGAAAACATAAGCTGAAACAGGAATGTTTCAATATTGATATCAAcactatattttgaatattttcctTGAAATGCTTTGTATAAACATGGTATAATGGTACttctaattaaattaaataatactAACTCCTCAAATCTATTGGTGTTGGACTGAGCAGTTTGAAAAAGTActtcaaaggttcagtgtgtaagatttaggtgaaagggatttttggcagacattgaatataaaataatcctagtgatgttttcactggtgtgttttgtctaaattgcatgaattgtTGTTGAGgtttaagggcagaggatgtcacagttTGTTAAGCCCTATAAAACAAATTGTGactgtgaatatgggctatacaaaaacaatttgattgattgattctcACAGAAACTACAGACCTAGATCTGATTCTGTGTTGAGATAGCAGCCATCAGGTAATTCCCATACTTAGATAAGAAcctgacaaacaacacaaacctgtCTCAATGTTTTTCCATTACCTACATAACTTCCTGTGGTCAGACATAAAGGCTTGCAAAACATTACTTTTCATTATGATTGAAACAGTAGAGGCAGAGCTATCCTGACGTGTAGTCTTCAAAAAAATGGATCCCacttttcccataatgcaaaCTGACAATCTTTTTGGAATTTAATCCCATGAAATTTAAACTCAGTACATCCCCATTTTAGAATTCCTCTTTAAACAGTGGGATAGTTAATATTGCTTTGGGTATTCAATACCAAtatctcactttctttcacatatAATATCAAGCTGCGTTGTACTGAACTGTCCTTAGCTTAACACACAGTGCACTTAAAGGAAAGGGGTCTTCAGTATAACTGCAGAAATCTCTCTCTTAGTTGGAAAGCACTGAAATACTGAAAGAACCCATGAAACTGTCACCTTTGTCAGTGCTGTCTGATGAAGTCTGAGACAACAGTGATCTGAAGCAGCAAACAAGACTCAGACAGAGAGTGAAGCACTGAAGGTGACTGAATGATTGATATGGTTGAGTGAGCCAGGTATACAGAACGAGAGTTGATGGCTGAATGGTGGTGGTGCACAGGTGAGGTGGTGGGAAGCAGGTTCATTGAGAGCCACACATAGAAGGACACACTCTGACAGGGCCAGGGACAATCAGGACCACTTCAGGGTAAATCACTGGGTTGAGATCCAGTGACAGTGAAGGTCATAACATGTTTGACATTTCGTATCCagttaataagtgctttattgcttatataaatactgaaacatatacatttaaataaaattaagcATAAATAAACCGCAAGGCAGACTGAGGCCTACCTCTGACAGGGAACATcatcagagaaaataataacagtaaagCATGATGTGAAAACAGCAGTATGAAcaaaagcaataataataataataataagataagaAATCCATTGTTATTACCATTCCTGAGCCAGAATGCATAGCATCTGCTACATCCCAGTATCAGCATTGTTTTTACATCTCCTGGTATAGAGATCATGTCAAAAAAAGGTCCACAGCCCATTGTTAGGCTACTCCTGAGTGCCTAATGTTTTACGGCCTCACATGCTCTGGTTTGAGGAAGACATAGATTGCCCGAGGGTCCATCTGGGAGTCAGTCCACTTGCTTGGGCCATGGCCTTCCACttgctcctctgcctcctcttcttcactgggCTCTCCCACCCCATCTTCACCCAAGCCTGTCTCCCCAATGCTCAGACGACTCATCCCCTGGGCCTCTGCCTCCGTCCTCACGGGACTCAAGTCACAAATGCAGCAGACCCTCAACAGCTTAGTTGGGTGAATATGTCTAACTACTGCTCGTTTCTTGGAGCATGAGCCGCAGACCACAAAGCCACATTTTCTGCAGTGGTGTCTGCGTTGGGTCATGGTGAACTTGTTGGAACAGCGCATGCAGATGGAAGTGGCTTGGTCGGGGATCCAGGGGACAGCGAAAGTAGAACCAGGTCTGTGGTTCccactctgctgctgtctgaacTGACAGTCCTCTATATGCTCTATCCAGGTTCGCTTCTCCTCATATGAGGCAGCTGCCACGAAGAATGACTTGCGTGGTGTACGGATCAACCATTGGTTCTTCATGCTCACACCATCGTCCAAGTCTTCCAGCTGAATGTCCTCtgaaattatgaaaacaaattcagGTTAATATAAGGTACCAAAGATATGGACCATATTATGGGGTAAACAAGCACACAGGCATGACTTCTTTAAAACAGCTTGTTGTGGAAAGACGAcatccattttttatttcagcctgTCTCATTAGAAGCACATACATCCACCATGAGGTGACAGTCTGTTCTTGTAAGACTTATAATACTTCCTTCTATTAGGGTTCGAGTTGTGCGAGAAGACTTTTTCAAGTCATCTCAACAATGTAGCTGTCACTGCCTGTAGCTGTGCACTAACAAAACAACTGTATCAAGTGTAAACTGCAGACAGCTTTGTCCTTGTTTAAAATattctttttgcctttttctaGTGCAGCGAGTTTCACTTTTAACTTTGAAAGCATTTCAAGCCCTGACACCATTACTGACTAATctcactctgtgtttgtcttgttcaATATAGAGTTGTGATGAGCAAATGAGGATGAGGTGCTCACCTAGAAGGATGATCTGCTGGTTTTTGTTCCAGTGGCCCTTCAGGATGATGCTGCCATACACAAGCACATCATTGAAAAGGAAGAAGACTTTAGGCTGGGGCCCCCGACGGCTCTGCTTCATCAACTGGCCCTGTCCAATCAGAACCCGACCTGGCTGGGAGAGCCGTTTCCCTGATGGTCCAAATGAAATTTCAACAGCATGGATCCGCTCCTGGTTTTCCTGATCAAATGTTACATACACCATGTTGTTGTCCTTGTCTTGTCTCAAGTGAGTCTTTCCAACTCCCCGTCTGTGGGTGTGAGATGTTGTCATGTGCTCGTCTCGTCCCTCTAATGAAACAAGCAGCCTGGCAAAAGCATTTATAGTTGTTGATGACGCAAACAGGCTTTCCAAAGTAAGTTCAGTGtcaagaaaaacactgagctaTTTTGAAATAAGAGAAGTGATGCAAGTAAATCTGAAGAAGGAAATTTCTTTACtatcaaaataatattttttgggAATTTAAATTTCTTTGCTGTCTTGCAGCTAAAATTCAATTTTTATGTGCTGAAGTTAAGACTGTTGATTGAGGCTCTCAGTGATTTGAGTGGGACTTCAGGACAATACATCCTGACTGACTGCAGTCATTTCAAAAGGTGCATGTTGCTCCCACTACTTCAGCTCAtgaatgtttattcatttattattcaagAATTATTGGGGTTACATAGGGTTTTGTAAGGAGCTGGGACATTGTATATTAATGTCAACACAAATAAGAGCAACAGTccttatgaaaacacactgGGTTGATTCATGTTAAGATCCACCTGACTTGTGGAACTTTTCTCATTTATGTCCCTAACTAAACCTCCTGCAAGTCAACACTATGTTTTACAAACACTGCCAGCTGTTAGAAGCTGTCCTATGGGTAAGCAGGTAGCTACAGATGGAGGCTTCCTGGATGCGAGAAATGATTTTATCTGgtcatttaataatttatttgttttctaatacaaacatctgtgtttgtggacCCTGAAACAGAAGCATGTTTTTCCTATTGTTTCATGTTGAAACGTCAAAGTGATGTTCAAATGAAATAGCATCATCTCTTCTCCTTCACGTCTACACTCTTCTTCCGAACACTCAACAGCACATTTCTCAATAGAGTGCCAGTTCCCTCGTACATGATTCAAAATACAGAGGAGCCTTGCATAAGGCCTTCCTGCAACACATCTAAATGGGAATAAGCTAATAATTCATAGCCAAAGCTTAAACTGCTCAGTCACCATATTGACTTAGACgtgcatttaaatgaaaatctttGATCTTTAATCAGCCATGTGTCCTTGTTAATTAAAGGACTGTGCAGTACGAGCACACAACATACATATATTTAGTACTTGTATACAGAGTGATGCAGCAGAAAGGAGTAAGTATTAAACCAGGTTCCCAGATTTTTTCTGGACACAATTGTGTGCAGTCAAACCAGACGCTTCCTGCTAAACGGTGGCATTAAGAGGTCGGACAACTTCTGTCAACAAATGAATTATGTGAGGCACACCAGACAGCAGGAGAGGCATCGTCAGCTTAAGTGTTGTTTATTAACAGTGATGCATTTTCTCTTAAAAAGGAAGTTGTGCATGTTTcccaacagagaaaaacacagggtGCAGTCAGGCAGTTGTCAGGATACAAAAAATGTTGCCTTGTCATCTGCTGCACAAGACACATTgcagaacaaaaacatattcTTTCACTTTGCTATGAGCAAACTTCTAAAAAATACCACTGAGCACCTATGACTACAACTGGTTCACTGGTATTTTGTATTCAAGGAACAGTTGTATCAGGACTCAAAACAATCACTGAACTGAAGGGCTGTGTATGGTGAGAAAACATAAGCTGAAACAGGAATGTTTCAATACTGATATCAAcactatattttgaatattttcctTGAAATGCTTTGTATAAACATGGTATAATGGTACttctaattaaattaaataatacaaactcCTCAAATCTATTGGTGTTGGACTGAGCAGTTTGAAAAAGTActtcaaaggttcagtgtgtaagatttaggtggaagggatttttggcagacattgaatataaaataatcctagtgatgttttcactggtgtgttttgtctaaattgcatgaattgtTGTTGAGgtttaagggcagaggatgtcacagttTGTTAAGCCCTATAAAACAAATTGTGactgtgaatatgggctatacaaaaacaatttgattgattgattctcACAGAAACTACAGACCTAGATCTGATTTCGTGTTGAGATAGCAGCCATCAGATAATTCCCATACTTAGATAAGAAcctgacaaacaacacaaacctgtCTCAATGTTTTTCCATTACCTACATAACTTCCTGTGGTCAGACATAAAGGCTTGCAAAACATTACTTTTCATTATGATTGAAACAGTAGAGGCAGAGTTATCCTGACGTGTAGTCTTCAAAAAAATGGATCCCacttttcccataatgcaaaCTGACAATCTTTTTGGAAGTTAATCCCATGAAATTTAAACTCAGTACATCCCCATTTTAGAATTCCTCTTTAAAGAGTGGGATAGTTAATATTGCTTTGGGTATTCAATTCCAAtatctcactttctttcacatatAATATCAAGCTGCGTT
This genomic interval carries:
- the LOC109624865 gene encoding pleckstrin homology domain-containing family F member 1-like, with the translated sequence MTTSHTHRRGVGKTHLRQDKDNNMVYVTFDQENQERIHAVEISFGPSGKRLSQPGRVLIGQGQLMKQSRRGPQPKVFFLFNDVLVYGSIILKGHWNKNQQIILLEEIQLEDLEDDVNMKNQWLIRTPRKSFFVAAASYEEKRTWIEHIEDCQFRQQQSGNHRPGSTFAVPWIPDQATSICMRCSNKFDLTQRRHHCRKCGFVVCGSCSKKRAVVRHIHPTKLLRVCCICDLSPLRTEAEAQGMSRLSIGETGLGEDGVGEPSEEEEAEEQVEGHGPNKWTDSQMDPRATYVFLKPEHVRP
- the LOC138407506 gene encoding pleckstrin homology domain-containing family F member 1-like; translation: MTTSHTHRRGVGKTHLRQDKDNNMVYVTFDQENQERIHAVEISFGPSGKRLSQPGRVLIGQGQLMKQSRRGPQPKVFFLFNDVLVYGSIILKGHWNKNQQIILLEDIQLEDLDDGVSMKNQWLIRTPRKSFFVAAASYEEKRTWIEHIEDCQFRQQQSGNHRPGSTFAVPWIPDQATSICMRCSNKFTMTQRRHHCRKCGFVVCGSCSKKRAVVRHIHPTKLLRVCCICDLSPVRTEAEAQGMSRLSIGETGLGEDGVGEPSEEEEAEEQVEGHGPSKWTDSQMDPRAIYVFLKPEHVRP